In Aegilops tauschii subsp. strangulata cultivar AL8/78 chromosome 3, Aet v6.0, whole genome shotgun sequence, one genomic interval encodes:
- the LOC109738566 gene encoding uncharacterized protein → MKIDDPLDFEGDNDPLLTVRRPAKRKKVIGLDDLVEDYFNSGKDELKASAAKSKGRPKGDNSDDEDRQVRKKEIDFCKFVEECEEKAKAMDPGEDVPQWGQQVFGCQKSPSVLNSTGVENCQLLQSFCGDEQLGFDLEIERGEGFFEGMLINGWLLKLVLLYGSVEDSIASWVLTKLLYSSNKKLQDSASEFWGSLLSLNEDDKPFVNLGYFPSYSILMGAILNYGYLHDAPSTKTCTSEIAVADTSDGGPPQNITAWLRVVSACCKIRKMHAVFSPSEAEDVLVIVISLFLDRRLEGLLLILGDCLNSLISYFNTSEWESSCLIVAESISKRVKMDLNCLRLVDCITGTNDRSKFLRSQLALQLLKNSFGLKVANVERILKSVTSINVKEKECNFFMLYVHIVLMDNLLFSSDAFRNKTAIIDAWRIFLRNCSTHIGCTDWRFYASKVRNKASYLLQGAMLKRPAGSGNIPAK, encoded by the exons ATGAAGATTGACGATCCCCTCGACTTCGAGGGGGATAACGACCCCCTCCTCACCGTCCGCCGCCCCGCCAAGAG GAAGAAGGTTATTGGGCTGGATGATCTCGTAGAAGATTACTTTAATTCCGGTAAGGATGAGCTCAAAGCTTCTGCTGCTAAGTCTAAGGGTCGCCCCAAAGGAGACAATTCAGACGATGAAGATAGGCAGGTCAGGAAGAAGGAGATTGACTTCTGCAAATTTGTGGAGGAGTGTGAGGAAAAG GCGAAAGCGATGGATCCTGGAGAGGATGTACCCCAATGGGGCCAGCAAGTTTTCGGCTGTCAG AAATCACCCTCGGTTCTTAATAGCACGGGAGTTGAAAATTGCCAACTTTTGCAATCATTCTGTGGGGATGAGCAGTTAGGTTTTGATCTAGAGATTGAACGAG GAGAGGGCTTTTTCGAAGGCATGCTGATCAATGGATGGCTTTTGAAGTTGGTACTCCTATATGGTTCTGTTGAAGACTCTATAGCATCATGGGTGCTGACCAAGT TACTGTACTCATCCAATAAGAAGTTGCAAGATTCTGCATCTGAATTTTGGGGTAGTCTCCTTTCCCTAAATGAG GATGATAAACCATTTGTAAACCTTGGATACTTTCCAAGCTACTCTATTCTTATGGGTGCTATACTCAACTATGGATACCTACATGATGCTCCTTCCACTAAAACTTGCACCTCTGAAATTGCGGTTGCAG ACACTTCAGATGGTGGTCCACCTCAAAACATCACTGCATGGTTAAGAGTTGTATCTGCTTGCTGCAAAATTAG AAAAATGCATGCCGTCTTCTCACCTTCGGAAGCGGAAGATGTCCTTGTTATTGTTATTTCACTCTTTTTGGACCGTCGACTTGAAGGGCTGCTGCTTATTTTGGGAGATTGCCTAAATTCACTCATCTCATACTTCAATACGAGTGAATGGGAAAGTAGCTGTCTGATTGTTGCTGAGTCAATTTCTAAGAG GGTCAAGATGGATCTTAATTGTTTAAGGCTTGTTGACTGCATTACCGGAACCAACGACCGTAGCAAATTCCTAAGGAGCCAGCTGGCCCTTCAGTTGCTCAAAAATAGCTTCGGCCTTAAA GTAGCGAATGTTGAAAGGATCCTGAAGTCGGTCACATCGATAAATGTGAAGGAGAAAGAATGCAATTTCTTCATGCTGTACGTGCACATAGTTTTGATGGACAACCTGCTCTTCTCGAGCGACGCGTTCAGAAACAAGACAGCGATAATCGACGCTTGGCGCATTTTTTTACGGAACTGCTCGACCCATATAGGATGCACGGACTGGAGGTTCTACGCTTCGAAG GTCCGAAACAAGGCGTCGTATCTCCTGCAAGGTGCAATGCTGAAAAGGCCTGCTGGCAGTGGTAACATTCCTGCCAAGTGA
- the LOC109738567 gene encoding uncharacterized protein — MSSFLSAPRDADVVRQGKKKADEPAERAPALDLLDDYWFFSNSLGGGGRDDAAKGRTRPPLLPKSPSTSSAGAGASGRTAKASASGSRRLLRTPSLPAPRIGMDPSSPKDNELIVEEDAGGGDQQEAEVEDDDMNWSKIYEGVLRTRIAEEGRGSSALNRAPSMPVTSSATMGDGNGRRPAGVTESTPRMPRLRHSHSTLERHYRSHTPTKPDRTPRTTGGGGRAERGPPRRDLLSFSVNQQPALVRNKSSLQDKMWKSSSALESIEVQGFKDLGFVFDQEELRESLADVLPGLRDDKTNKPHKSSGSVSGSGSTSDNDDSTANANGIVIGTSNSNAAGNDVGDGVVRRPYLSEAWQHGARSAPPTAAAAIRLQQADARSAAEMKDQIRMWAQAVACNVRQEC; from the exons ATGAGCTCCTTCTTGTCAGCGCCGCGGGACGCGGACGTCGTCCGGCAGGGCAAGAAGAAGGCGGACGAGCCGGCGGAGCGAGCCCCGGCGCTCGACCTGCTCGACGACTACTGGTTCTTCAGCAActccctcggcggcggcggcagggacgACGCCGCCAAGGGGAGGACCAGGCCGCCGCTGCTGCCCAAGTCGCCATCCACGTCCTCGGCCGGTGCGGGCGCGTCCGGGCGGACGGCCAAGGCGAGCGCGTCCGGGTCCCGGAGGCTTCTCCGTACGCCGTCGCTCCCGGCGCCCCGCATCGGGATGGACCCCTCGTCGCCCAAGGACAACGAGCTGATAGTGGAGGAGGACGCTGGCGGCGGCGATCAGCAGGAGGCCGAGGTGGAGGACGACGACATGAACTGGAGCAAGATTTACGAGGGCGTCCTGCGCACCAGGATCGCCGAGGAAGGCCGCGGCTCGTCGGCGCTCAACCGGGCGCCGTCCATGCCGGTCACGTCGTCCGCAACCATGGGTGACGGCAACGGCCGCCGACCCGCCGGGGTCACCGAGTCAACGCCGAGAATGCCCAGGCTCAGGCACTCCCACAGCACGCTGGAGAGGCACTACCGCTCGCACACGCCCACCAAG CCTGACCGGACGCCGAGGACgacaggcggcggcggcagagcggAGCGTGGCCCGCCGCGGCGCGACCTCCTATCGTTCAGCGTGAACCAGCAGCCGGCCCTCGTCCGGAACAAGAGCAGCCTGCAGGACAAGATGTGGAAGAGCTCGAGCGCGCTGGAGTCGATCGAGGTGCAGGGGTTCAAGGACCTGGGCTTCGTGTTCGACCAGGAGGAGCTGAGGGAGAGCCTGGCGGACGTCCTCCCGGGCCTCCGCGACGACAAGACCAACAAGCCCCACAAGAGCTCCGGCTCCGTCTCCGGGTCCGGCAGCACCAGCGACAACGACGACTCGACCGCGAACGCCAACGGCATCGTCATCGGCACCAGCAATAGCAACGCCGCGGGCAATGACGTCGGCGACGGGGTCGTGCGGCGGCCGTACCTGTCGGAGGCGTGGCAGCACGGGGCGCGGTCTGCGCccccgacggcggcggcggcgataaGGCTGCAGCAGGCGGACGCGAGGTCCGCGGCGGAGATGAAGGACCAGATTCGCATGTGGGCGCAGGCCGTCGCGTGCAACGTCCGACAAGAGTGTTaa
- the LOC109738569 gene encoding ethylene-responsive transcription factor 2-like, translating to MPPRHRGGSGYCGVRVRPSGTYSASIRLGGGVRLGLGTFDTAQDGARAYDAAAWRLRRSRWDMNFTDVATPERAQELAPFPRLITDEDRRKNQRRERRLSLAEMDEEAMALWRQRFPQDIINEEQFFAERREKT from the exons atgccgcctcGCCACCGGGGAGGTTCGGGCTACTGCGGCGTCCGCGTGCGTCCGTCCGGCACCTACTCCGCCTCGATCCGGTTGGGCGGCGGCGTGCGCCTCGGCCTCGGAACCTTCGACACCGCCCAGGACggcgcccgcgcgtacgacgctgcggcgtggcgcctccggcgGTCCCGTTGGGACATGAACTTCACCGACGTGGCGACGCCAGAGCGGGCACAAGAGTTGGCTCCTTTcccgcggcttatcaccgacgaggatcggcGCAAAAACCAGAGGCGGGAGCGCCGTCTCAGCCtggccgagatggacgaggaagccatggcgctgtggaggCAACGCTTCCCGCAAGATATCATCAACGAGGAGCAGTTCTTCGCcgagaggagg GAGAAGACTTGA